One Beggiatoa leptomitoformis DNA segment encodes these proteins:
- the rplV gene encoding 50S ribosomal protein L22, whose protein sequence is METVSKYKYAHISPQKCRLVADLIRGLSVDKALDILNFSNKKAALMVKKALEAAIANAEHNEGADVDELKVARICIDEGPVMKRMHARAKGRGNRITKRTSHITVAVADR, encoded by the coding sequence ATGGAAACTGTTAGCAAATATAAATATGCGCACATTTCTCCGCAGAAATGTCGCTTGGTGGCTGACTTAATTCGTGGTTTATCTGTGGATAAGGCCCTCGATATTCTTAATTTCAGCAATAAAAAAGCTGCGCTTATGGTTAAAAAAGCCTTGGAAGCAGCAATCGCAAATGCCGAACACAATGAAGGGGCTGATGTAGATGAGTTGAAGGTAGCTCGTATCTGCATCGATGAAGGTCCTGTCATGAAGCGAATGCACGCTCGTGCAAAAGGGCGGGGCAATCGGATTACTAAACGTACCAGTCATATTACGGTTGCTGTTGCCGATCGTTGA
- the rplD gene encoding 50S ribosomal protein L4, which translates to MELNLQSATSAATAGVVNVSEAVFGAKYNEPLIHQAVVSYLAGARAGTKAQKTRAMVRGGGIKPWRQKGTGRARAGTSRGPIWRGGGVTFAAQPRDHSVKLNKKMYRGALCSIFSELVRQERFVVVEQFSLETPKTKALLNQLKSLNLENVLIITDQDDMNLYLAARNLYQVDVSDAKTVDPVSLVGFEKVLVTLSALKQIEERLA; encoded by the coding sequence ATGGAACTGAATTTACAGTCTGCGACAAGTGCCGCCACTGCCGGTGTAGTCAATGTATCAGAAGCAGTGTTTGGGGCAAAGTATAATGAGCCTCTTATTCATCAAGCCGTTGTCAGCTATTTAGCTGGTGCACGTGCTGGTACAAAAGCACAAAAGACTCGTGCGATGGTTCGCGGTGGTGGTATTAAGCCATGGCGACAAAAAGGTACTGGTCGTGCACGTGCAGGAACAAGTAGAGGACCCATTTGGCGGGGTGGTGGTGTGACATTTGCCGCCCAACCTCGTGACCATAGCGTTAAGTTGAACAAAAAAATGTACCGTGGTGCATTGTGCTCGATTTTCTCTGAGCTGGTTCGGCAAGAGCGTTTTGTTGTTGTTGAACAATTTAGTTTAGAAACACCTAAAACTAAGGCGTTATTAAATCAACTAAAAAGTTTAAATTTAGAGAATGTGCTGATTATTACAGATCAGGATGATATGAATTTATATCTTGCAGCACGTAATCTGTATCAAGTTGATGTGAGCGACGCAAAAACCGTTGACCCTGTTAGCTTAGTCGGTTTTGAAAAAGTGCTAGTAACGCTATCCGCCTTGAAGCAAATTGAGGAAAGATTAGCATGA
- the fusA gene encoding elongation factor G has translation MARKTPIERYRNIGIMAHIDAGKTTTTERVLFYTGRSHKIGEVHDGAATTDWMVQEQERGITITSAAVTCFWRGMGQQFDEHRINIIDTPGHVDFTIEVERSLRVLDGACAVFCAVGGVQPQSETVWRQANKYGVPRLAFVNKMDRAGANFLKVVEQIKTRLAGNPAVLQLPIGQEDKFEGVVDLIKMKAIYWDIENQGMRFEERDIPADMQTACEEWREKLIESAAEANEELMDKYLNEGDLSVEEIKHGIRTRTLAGEVVPTICGSAFKNKGVQAMLDAIVEYMPSPIDIPPVKGILDDANGTEAERKAEDEEPFSALAFKIATDPFVGSLTFFRVYSGVLNSGDTVYNPVKGKKERVGRIVQMHANTREEIKEVRAGDIAAAIGLKDVTTGETLCDVNNIITLERMEFPEPVISVAIEPKTKADQEKMGIALSKLAAEDPSFRVRTDEETGQTIISGMGELHLEIIIDRMKREFNVEANIGAPQVAYRETIRASVEQEGKFVRQSGGRGQYGHVWLRIEPQVAGSGYAFVNGIVGGVVPKEYVPAVDKGVQEQMQNGVLAGFPVVDVKVTIFDGSYHEVDSNEMAFKIAGSMAFKDGVRKAKPVLLEPIMAVEVETPEDYMGDVMGDLNRRRGILQGMDDTPTGKTIKAEVPLGEMFGYATDLRSLSQGRASYTMQFTKYSEAPNSVAETVIKKASSN, from the coding sequence GTGGCACGAAAAACACCCATTGAGCGATACCGTAATATCGGTATTATGGCGCACATCGATGCGGGAAAAACAACGACGACTGAGCGTGTATTGTTCTATACAGGTCGTTCCCACAAAATTGGTGAAGTACATGATGGCGCAGCAACCACCGACTGGATGGTGCAAGAGCAAGAGCGTGGTATTACCATTACCTCTGCGGCAGTTACATGTTTTTGGCGTGGTATGGGTCAACAATTTGATGAACATCGTATCAATATTATTGACACACCTGGTCACGTCGATTTTACCATTGAAGTCGAACGCTCATTACGGGTGTTAGACGGCGCGTGTGCCGTTTTTTGTGCAGTGGGTGGTGTTCAACCACAATCTGAAACCGTATGGCGGCAAGCAAACAAATATGGTGTGCCTCGTCTTGCATTCGTTAACAAAATGGATCGCGCTGGCGCAAACTTTTTGAAAGTGGTTGAGCAGATTAAAACCCGTTTAGCGGGCAATCCTGCTGTTCTACAACTCCCTATTGGTCAAGAAGACAAATTTGAAGGGGTTGTTGACCTCATCAAGATGAAAGCCATCTATTGGGATATCGAAAACCAAGGGATGCGTTTTGAAGAGCGTGATATCCCTGCGGATATGCAAACAGCTTGTGAAGAATGGCGTGAGAAGTTAATTGAATCCGCCGCCGAGGCTAACGAAGAATTAATGGATAAATACCTGAATGAAGGGGATTTATCTGTCGAAGAAATCAAGCACGGTATTCGTACACGTACTTTAGCAGGAGAAGTTGTTCCAACAATCTGTGGTTCTGCCTTTAAAAACAAAGGCGTGCAAGCGATGTTGGATGCAATTGTTGAGTATATGCCTTCTCCTATTGATATCCCTCCCGTTAAAGGGATCTTAGACGATGCTAATGGTACGGAAGCAGAACGGAAAGCTGAAGATGAAGAACCCTTCTCCGCCCTTGCGTTCAAAATTGCAACCGATCCATTCGTTGGTTCTCTAACCTTTTTCCGTGTTTACTCTGGCGTACTGAATTCAGGCGACACTGTTTACAATCCTGTTAAAGGCAAAAAGGAACGGGTCGGACGTATTGTGCAAATGCACGCGAATACCCGCGAAGAAATCAAAGAAGTCCGTGCAGGTGATATTGCTGCCGCGATTGGTTTAAAAGATGTAACTACTGGTGAAACCTTATGTGATGTCAACAACATCATCACATTAGAAAGAATGGAGTTTCCAGAACCTGTTATTTCTGTTGCTATCGAACCAAAAACTAAAGCTGACCAAGAAAAAATGGGGATTGCGTTGTCAAAACTGGCAGCAGAAGACCCTTCTTTCCGCGTGCGGACTGATGAAGAAACAGGACAAACCATTATTTCTGGGATGGGCGAATTACATCTCGAAATCATTATTGACCGCATGAAGCGTGAGTTTAACGTTGAAGCGAATATTGGTGCGCCACAAGTGGCATATCGTGAAACTATTCGTGCAAGCGTCGAACAAGAAGGCAAGTTTGTGCGTCAATCAGGTGGTCGTGGTCAATATGGTCATGTCTGGTTACGCATTGAACCACAAGTTGCTGGTAGTGGTTACGCATTTGTCAACGGAATTGTTGGTGGGGTCGTACCAAAAGAGTATGTACCCGCAGTTGATAAAGGTGTTCAAGAACAAATGCAAAATGGGGTCTTGGCTGGCTTCCCTGTTGTTGACGTAAAAGTCACTATCTTTGATGGTTCTTACCACGAAGTTGACTCTAACGAAATGGCATTCAAAATTGCAGGTTCTATGGCATTCAAAGACGGTGTTAGAAAAGCTAAACCCGTTCTCCTTGAACCAATTATGGCCGTTGAAGTGGAAACACCTGAAGATTACATGGGTGACGTGATGGGCGACTTAAATCGTCGGCGCGGTATTCTGCAAGGAATGGATGATACACCGACAGGTAAAACCATTAAGGCAGAAGTGCCCTTAGGTGAAATGTTTGGTTATGCGACAGATTTACGTTCCTTATCACAAGGACGTGCTAGCTATACCATGCAATTTACCAAGTACAGTGAAGCACCTAATAGTGTTGCTGAAACTGTCATTAAGAAAGCCTCCAGCAATTAA
- the rpsG gene encoding 30S ribosomal protein S7: MPRRRVVAKRAILPDPKFGNETVAKFINIVMKSGKKSVAEHIVYGALDQIAEKNKGDPLEIFIKALDNVRPVVEVKSRRVGGSNYQVPVEVRPVRRTALAMRWLADCARSRGEKSMGLRLAAEILDAFENKGSAIKKREDVHRMAEANKAFSHFRW; this comes from the coding sequence ATGCCAAGAAGAAGAGTCGTCGCAAAACGCGCTATATTGCCAGATCCCAAATTCGGTAACGAAACCGTTGCTAAATTTATCAATATAGTCATGAAAAGTGGAAAAAAATCGGTCGCTGAACACATCGTTTACGGTGCGTTAGATCAAATCGCCGAGAAGAACAAAGGTGATCCTTTAGAGATTTTTATTAAGGCCCTTGATAATGTAAGACCCGTCGTTGAAGTGAAATCCAGACGCGTTGGGGGTTCTAACTATCAAGTACCCGTAGAAGTGCGTCCTGTTCGTCGCACCGCGCTTGCAATGCGCTGGTTAGCCGATTGTGCACGGAGTCGCGGTGAAAAATCTATGGGATTACGTTTGGCGGCTGAGATTTTAGATGCCTTTGAAAACAAAGGGTCAGCAATCAAAAAACGTGAAGACGTACATCGTATGGCAGAAGCGAACAAAGCATTCTCGCATTTCCGCTGGTAA
- the rpsS gene encoding 30S ribosomal protein S19, whose product MPRSIKKGPFIDLHLLKKVEALQGAAANKRPIKTWSRRSMVIPDMVGLTIAVHNGKQHIPVFINENMVGHKLGEFAATRTYRGHVADKKAGKK is encoded by the coding sequence ATGCCACGTTCAATCAAAAAAGGACCGTTTATAGATTTGCATTTGCTCAAGAAAGTTGAGGCATTGCAAGGTGCTGCTGCAAACAAACGTCCTATTAAGACATGGTCACGCCGCTCAATGGTTATTCCAGATATGGTTGGTTTGACGATTGCCGTTCATAACGGTAAGCAACACATCCCCGTGTTTATTAATGAAAACATGGTGGGACATAAGCTCGGTGAGTTCGCTGCAACCCGTACGTATCGTGGGCATGTTGCGGATAAAAAAGCTGGTAAGAAGTGA
- the rplW gene encoding 50S ribosomal protein L23, with translation MNKARLMQVLLAPHISEKATQATDKNQQYVFQVLPTATKQEIKAAVELLFNVKVTNVQTVCAKGKRKNFGRTRGKRSDWKKAYVGLQEGFDINFSGN, from the coding sequence ATGAATAAAGCACGTTTAATGCAAGTATTGTTGGCACCGCATATTTCTGAAAAAGCAACGCAAGCAACAGATAAAAACCAACAATATGTGTTTCAAGTTCTCCCTACCGCAACCAAGCAAGAAATTAAAGCGGCTGTTGAATTGTTATTCAACGTAAAAGTGACCAATGTTCAGACCGTTTGTGCAAAAGGCAAGCGCAAGAACTTCGGACGCACCCGTGGTAAACGTTCTGATTGGAAAAAAGCGTACGTGGGATTACAGGAAGGATTTGATATTAACTTCAGTGGGAACTGA
- the tuf gene encoding elongation factor Tu, translating into MSKAKFERTKPHVNVGTIGHVDHGKTTLTAALTKCMAEKFGGEFKAYDQIDKAPEERARGITIATAHVEYQSETRHYAHVDCPGHADYVKNMITGAAQMDGAILVVSAADGPMPQTREHILLARQVGVPYVVVFMNKADMVDDAELLELVEMEVRELLDKYQFPGDDTPVVIGSALKALEGDASDIGVSAIYKLVAEMDRYIPEPVREISKPFLMPIEDVFSISGRGTVVTGRIEQGKVKVGEEVEIVGIRPTTKTTCTGVEMFRKLLDEGVAGDNVGVLLRGTKRDDVERGQVLAKPGTITPHTEFETEVYILGKEEGGRHTPFFNGYRPQFYFRTTDVTGACDLPEGVEMVMPGDNVKLVVKLINPIAMTEGLRFAIREGGRTVGAGVVTKILK; encoded by the coding sequence ATGTCCAAGGCAAAGTTTGAACGCACTAAACCGCATGTAAACGTAGGTACAATCGGACACGTTGACCACGGTAAAACCACCCTGACAGCGGCATTAACTAAGTGCATGGCGGAAAAATTCGGTGGCGAATTCAAAGCCTATGACCAAATCGACAAAGCTCCTGAAGAGCGTGCGCGCGGTATTACTATTGCGACAGCTCACGTTGAATACCAATCAGAAACTCGTCATTACGCACATGTTGACTGCCCAGGTCATGCTGACTATGTAAAAAACATGATTACGGGTGCAGCACAAATGGACGGCGCAATTCTTGTCGTCTCTGCTGCCGATGGTCCTATGCCTCAAACCCGTGAACACATCCTGTTAGCCCGTCAAGTTGGCGTGCCTTACGTTGTTGTGTTTATGAATAAAGCTGATATGGTTGACGATGCGGAATTATTAGAGCTCGTTGAAATGGAAGTGCGTGAATTATTAGACAAGTATCAATTCCCCGGTGATGATACACCTGTCGTAATTGGTTCTGCATTAAAAGCGTTAGAAGGGGATGCTAGCGATATTGGCGTGAGTGCGATTTACAAGCTCGTCGCCGAGATGGATAGATACATTCCTGAACCCGTTCGTGAAATTAGTAAGCCTTTCTTAATGCCTATCGAAGATGTGTTCTCTATTTCTGGTCGCGGTACAGTTGTGACTGGTCGTATTGAACAAGGTAAAGTCAAGGTTGGCGAAGAAGTGGAAATCGTAGGAATTCGTCCTACCACCAAAACAACCTGCACAGGTGTGGAAATGTTCCGCAAACTGTTAGACGAAGGTGTCGCAGGGGACAACGTGGGTGTGTTATTACGTGGAACTAAACGTGATGACGTGGAACGTGGACAAGTCTTGGCAAAACCAGGCACAATCACCCCCCATACGGAATTTGAAACAGAAGTTTATATTTTAGGTAAAGAAGAGGGTGGTCGTCACACGCCTTTCTTCAATGGCTATCGCCCTCAGTTTTACTTCCGTACAACGGACGTAACAGGTGCGTGTGATTTACCAGAAGGCGTGGAAATGGTCATGCCTGGTGACAACGTGAAGTTAGTTGTGAAGTTAATCAACCCAATTGCAATGACTGAGGGTTTACGCTTCGCAATTCGTGAAGGCGGTCGTACCGTTGGTGCTGGTGTTGTTACTAAAATTCTTAAATAG
- the rpsJ gene encoding 30S ribosomal protein S10 yields the protein MANQRIRIRLKAFDHRLIDQSAREIVETAKRTGAQLRGPIPLPTKKEKFTVLISPHVNKDARDQYEIRTHKRLLDIIDPTDKTVDSLMKLDLAAGVDVQIKLN from the coding sequence ATGGCAAATCAAAGAATTCGTATCCGACTCAAGGCGTTTGATCATCGTCTGATTGATCAATCGGCGCGCGAAATCGTGGAGACCGCTAAGCGCACTGGAGCACAACTACGGGGACCTATTCCTCTGCCGACGAAGAAAGAAAAATTCACCGTCTTGATTTCTCCGCATGTCAATAAAGATGCGCGTGACCAGTATGAAATTCGCACCCATAAACGCTTATTAGATATTATTGATCCAACTGATAAAACAGTTGATTCATTGATGAAATTGGATTTGGCGGCAGGTGTTGACGTACAAATAAAGTTGAATTAG
- the rplB gene encoding 50S ribosomal protein L2, with protein MALVKAKPTSPGRRFVVRVKTAELHKGKPHAPLLEKQSKKGGRNSFGRITVRHQGGGHKQHYRIIDFKRNKDDIPAKIERIEYDPNRSANIALVLYIDGERRYIIAPKDVKVGDAIMSGAHAPIKAGNCMPLRSIPVGSVIHCIELKPGKGAQLARSAGAAVQLVAREGQYATLRLRSGEMRKVLVDCRAVIGEVGNSEHNLISLGKAGAKRWRGVRPTVRGVAMNPVDHPHGGGEGRTSGGRHPVTPWGFPTKGAKTRQNKRTDNMIVRRRK; from the coding sequence ATGGCACTTGTTAAAGCAAAACCGACCTCTCCAGGACGCCGCTTTGTTGTTCGTGTGAAAACAGCCGAACTACATAAGGGCAAGCCGCATGCGCCCTTATTAGAAAAACAATCTAAAAAAGGTGGACGCAATAGCTTTGGACGCATCACCGTGCGTCATCAGGGGGGCGGGCATAAGCAACATTATCGGATTATCGATTTTAAGCGGAATAAAGATGATATTCCTGCCAAAATTGAACGGATTGAATATGATCCAAATCGCAGCGCAAATATTGCCTTAGTGTTATACATTGATGGTGAGCGTCGTTACATTATTGCCCCCAAAGATGTAAAAGTGGGTGACGCAATTATGTCTGGAGCGCATGCACCCATTAAAGCGGGCAATTGTATGCCATTGCGTAGTATTCCTGTTGGTAGCGTCATACATTGTATAGAACTCAAGCCTGGCAAAGGCGCGCAATTAGCGCGTAGTGCGGGTGCTGCAGTGCAATTAGTTGCACGTGAGGGACAATACGCTACATTACGGTTACGCTCTGGTGAAATGCGTAAGGTATTGGTTGATTGTCGCGCGGTTATTGGTGAAGTCGGTAACAGCGAGCATAATTTGATATCACTGGGTAAAGCCGGTGCGAAACGTTGGCGTGGTGTTCGCCCAACAGTACGTGGGGTTGCAATGAACCCTGTTGACCACCCTCATGGTGGGGGCGAAGGTAGAACTTCTGGTGGTCGTCATCCAGTCACTCCTTGGGGTTTCCCCACTAAGGGAGCGAAGACACGGCAAAACAAACGCACAGACAATATGATTGTGCGTCGCCGTAAATAA
- the rpsC gene encoding 30S ribosomal protein S3 gives MGQKVHPTGIRLGVIKDWSSKWYASTKDYANYLNTDLKVREFIKKKLSQASVSEVRIERPARNARIVIHTARPGIVIGKKGEDIDVLRKEVSEMMGVPVHVGVEEVRKPEIDAALVAISVAQQLERRIMFRRAMKRAVSNALRLGAQGIRINVSGRLNGAEIARMEWYREGRVPLHTLRADIDYGFAEAHTTYGVIGVKVWIFKGEIIGKQPQETTASKDN, from the coding sequence ATGGGTCAGAAAGTACATCCAACAGGCATTCGCTTAGGTGTGATCAAAGATTGGTCATCTAAGTGGTATGCCAGTACAAAAGATTATGCAAACTACTTAAATACCGATTTAAAGGTACGTGAGTTTATCAAAAAGAAGCTTTCACAAGCTTCTGTTAGTGAAGTGCGTATTGAAAGACCCGCACGTAACGCACGTATTGTCATTCATACTGCCCGTCCCGGTATTGTTATTGGGAAAAAGGGTGAAGATATTGATGTTTTACGGAAAGAAGTGTCCGAAATGATGGGTGTACCCGTCCATGTAGGCGTGGAAGAAGTCCGTAAACCCGAAATTGATGCTGCCTTAGTTGCCATTAGTGTTGCGCAACAACTAGAGCGTCGTATTATGTTCAGACGTGCAATGAAGCGCGCTGTTAGTAATGCGTTACGTTTAGGTGCGCAAGGAATTCGAATCAATGTCAGTGGACGTTTAAACGGCGCAGAGATCGCTCGTATGGAATGGTATCGTGAAGGTCGCGTGCCACTACATACCCTGCGTGCAGATATTGATTACGGCTTCGCTGAGGCTCATACCACATACGGTGTTATTGGCGTTAAGGTATGGATTTTCAAGGGTGAAATCATTGGCAAACAACCACAGGAAACCACTGCCAGCAAAGACAACTAA
- the rplC gene encoding 50S ribosomal protein L3 gives MAIGIVGRKCGMTRVFKEDGRAVPVTVIEAEPNRVTQVKTLESDGYSAVQVTCGTRRAVRVNKAIAGHYAKASVEPGRNLWEFRLNEGEGSELQPGNEIKVDIFQTGQKVDVTGVTKGKGYAGTIKRHNFRGQDATHGNSRSHRVPGSTGQRQTPGRVFKGKRMSGHMGNERCSIQNLEVIRVDVERNLLLVKGAVPGATGGDVIVRPAVKSR, from the coding sequence ATGGCAATCGGAATTGTCGGTCGAAAATGCGGTATGACCCGCGTTTTTAAAGAGGACGGGCGTGCTGTTCCGGTCACAGTGATTGAAGCAGAACCTAATCGTGTGACACAAGTTAAAACGCTGGAAAGTGATGGCTATAGTGCAGTACAAGTCACGTGCGGAACCCGCCGTGCTGTACGTGTTAATAAAGCTATTGCTGGACATTATGCAAAAGCAAGCGTAGAACCTGGACGCAATTTGTGGGAGTTTCGCCTTAATGAAGGTGAAGGCTCCGAACTTCAGCCCGGTAATGAAATAAAAGTTGATATTTTTCAAACAGGTCAAAAAGTTGATGTAACTGGCGTAACCAAAGGTAAAGGTTATGCGGGAACGATTAAACGGCACAACTTTAGAGGTCAAGATGCGACACATGGTAACTCTCGGTCACATCGTGTACCTGGTTCTACTGGTCAGCGTCAAACACCTGGCCGTGTGTTCAAAGGCAAACGAATGTCAGGTCACATGGGTAATGAACGCTGTAGCATTCAGAACCTAGAAGTTATTCGTGTTGACGTAGAAAGAAATTTATTGCTCGTTAAAGGTGCTGTACCGGGCGCGACAGGTGGTGACGTGATTGTACGTCCTGCTGTTAAATCACGTTAG
- a CDS encoding TonB-dependent receptor domain-containing protein, with protein MSISNILYPLFRRKFVNHRLAVVFPCLISLSFSCFATETVQPTVVVTATRTAQSIDESMASVTVIDRETIARSQALTVTDLLKGLAGVDVVTSGGLGQASSIFMRGAESDHVLVLIDGVKVGSATLGTTAFQYLPPSQIDHIEVVRGTRSALYGSEAIGGVIQIFTRQGSGEPHTQASLGMGNHNTYEATANHGGKIDKTTYSVAVDYLQSDGFNACNGSESRACYTVEPDADGYDNTSFSAQVSHQFSREFQAGVYTLRAEGNNQFDSMFANEIDFTQQVVGLKAQLAVTQAWDMSLNIGQSQDEQDNFGHETSSNNYQTKRNNANWQNNFSISDNQLFTLGYDYLEDKLDSTTEYASTTRQNNGVFGQYQMQWEAFNIIIGGRYDDNEQFGGQTTGNINLGYKINPTLQTFIAYGTAFKAPSFNELYYPYFGNPDLEPEEADSVEIGLQANEATYHWSLNLYRNQVKQLIATSYDASTDSYLPNNVDKASIQGIEADVGTTWGAWTATGNVTWLDHEDDATGNWLPRRARQSAKAALHYQFEQGRIGGEVLAQGSRYEDTANQRQVAGYGILNLNSEYSLSKQWMLRARLDNVLDREYELAQYYHTAGRGFFVSVHYSD; from the coding sequence ATGTCTATCTCTAATATCCTTTATCCCCTATTTAGAAGAAAATTTGTTAATCATAGGTTAGCTGTTGTTTTTCCTTGTTTAATATCATTAAGTTTTTCTTGTTTTGCAACTGAGACGGTTCAACCAACGGTTGTTGTCACCGCCACACGCACTGCACAAAGTATTGATGAATCAATGGCTTCTGTCACGGTGATAGACCGTGAAACTATTGCGCGGAGTCAAGCCCTAACGGTTACTGATTTGTTAAAAGGGTTGGCGGGTGTTGATGTTGTTACCAGTGGTGGTTTGGGACAAGCCAGTTCTATCTTTATGCGTGGGGCAGAATCTGACCATGTGTTAGTGTTGATTGATGGTGTTAAAGTTGGTTCTGCAACGCTTGGTACAACCGCATTTCAATACTTGCCACCTAGCCAAATTGATCACATTGAAGTTGTACGTGGAACACGGTCGGCACTTTATGGCTCTGAAGCTATTGGTGGGGTTATTCAGATTTTTACACGTCAAGGTAGTGGTGAACCACATACACAAGCCAGTCTTGGTATGGGTAATCATAATACCTATGAAGCAACCGCTAATCATGGCGGTAAAATCGATAAAACGACTTATAGCGTAGCTGTGGATTATTTGCAAAGTGATGGTTTTAATGCGTGCAATGGTAGTGAATCACGCGCCTGTTACACGGTAGAGCCTGATGCTGACGGTTACGATAACACCTCATTCAGTGCGCAAGTTAGCCATCAATTTAGTCGTGAATTTCAAGCGGGTGTTTACACGTTACGTGCCGAAGGTAATAACCAATTTGACTCGATGTTTGCTAATGAAATCGACTTTACGCAGCAAGTTGTTGGGCTTAAAGCACAACTTGCCGTTACTCAAGCATGGGACATGTCATTAAACATTGGACAAAGCCAAGATGAACAAGATAATTTTGGTCATGAAACCAGTTCCAACAACTATCAAACGAAACGTAATAATGCTAACTGGCAAAACAATTTTAGTATTAGTGATAACCAGTTATTCACATTAGGTTATGATTATCTTGAAGATAAGCTAGATAGCACAACCGAATATGCTAGCACTACTCGGCAAAATAATGGCGTGTTTGGGCAATACCAAATGCAATGGGAAGCCTTTAACATCATTATCGGTGGACGGTATGATGATAACGAGCAATTTGGTGGACAAACAACAGGAAACATCAATTTAGGATATAAAATTAATCCCACGTTACAAACCTTTATTGCCTACGGTACCGCATTTAAAGCCCCCTCATTTAACGAATTATATTATCCCTATTTTGGTAATCCTGATTTAGAACCCGAAGAGGCAGACAGCGTAGAAATTGGTTTACAAGCGAATGAAGCAACTTATCACTGGTCACTTAACCTCTATCGTAATCAAGTTAAACAACTGATTGCAACCAGCTATGATGCAAGTACCGATAGCTATCTACCTAATAATGTAGATAAAGCAAGCATTCAAGGTATTGAAGCTGATGTGGGTACGACATGGGGAGCATGGACGGCAACGGGAAATGTAACATGGCTAGACCATGAAGATGATGCAACGGGTAACTGGTTACCTCGTCGGGCGCGACAATCAGCAAAAGCTGCTCTGCATTATCAATTTGAACAAGGGCGTATCGGTGGTGAAGTTCTCGCACAAGGTTCACGCTATGAAGACACCGCTAATCAACGCCAAGTTGCAGGCTATGGCATCCTCAATTTAAACAGCGAATATTCCCTTAGTAAACAATGGATGCTCCGCGCTCGCCTCGATAACGTCTTAGACAGAGAATACGAACTTGCACAGTATTATCATACGGCTGGGCGTGGTTTCTTTGTTAGTGTCCATTACAGCGATTAA
- the rplP gene encoding 50S ribosomal protein L16 produces MLQPKRTKFRKQMKGRNRGLAQRGNKVSFGEYGLKAIGRGQLTARQIEAARRTISRYVKRGGKLWIRVFPDKPITQKPLEVRMGKGKGNVEYWVALIQPGKMLYEIEGVPEDVAREAFRLASAKLSVPTTFVSRTVM; encoded by the coding sequence ATGTTACAACCGAAGCGGACTAAATTTAGAAAGCAAATGAAGGGCAGGAATCGTGGTCTTGCCCAGCGTGGTAATAAAGTGAGCTTTGGCGAATATGGTTTAAAAGCCATCGGACGGGGGCAGTTGACCGCCCGTCAAATTGAAGCGGCACGCCGTACTATTTCTCGCTATGTTAAACGGGGCGGGAAATTGTGGATACGGGTATTTCCTGATAAACCAATTACCCAAAAACCCTTAGAAGTACGTATGGGTAAGGGAAAAGGTAATGTTGAATATTGGGTTGCTTTGATTCAGCCTGGTAAAATGTTATATGAGATTGAGGGTGTGCCAGAAGATGTGGCACGAGAGGCGTTCCGTCTTGCATCGGCGAAACTCTCTGTCCCTACTACCTTTGTTAGTCGGACGGTGATGTGA
- the rpsL gene encoding 30S ribosomal protein S12 produces MATINQLVRKPRKSPQTKSNVPALNGCPQKRGVCTRVYTTTPKKPNSAMRKVARVRLTNGMEVTTYIGGEGHNLQEHSVVLIRGGRVKDLPGVRYHTVRGCLDTSGVNARRQGRSKYGAKRPKS; encoded by the coding sequence ATGGCAACAATTAATCAGTTAGTGCGTAAACCGCGCAAATCGCCACAGACTAAGAGCAATGTGCCTGCCCTTAATGGGTGTCCGCAAAAGCGGGGCGTGTGTACGCGTGTTTATACCACTACCCCCAAAAAGCCAAACTCCGCAATGCGTAAAGTTGCGCGTGTGCGGTTAACTAATGGTATGGAAGTAACCACTTATATCGGTGGGGAAGGACATAACTTACAAGAGCACTCGGTCGTGTTGATTCGTGGCGGACGTGTGAAAGACTTACCCGGTGTGCGTTATCACACAGTGCGTGGGTGTTTAGATACCTCTGGAGTAAACGCAAGACGGCAAGGACGTTCCAAATATGGAGCGAAGCGTCCAAAATCCTAA